The Halobacterium litoreum genome includes a region encoding these proteins:
- a CDS encoding ABC transporter ATP-binding protein, which translates to MSQATQRERPPDESAPESETVLAVDDLRKTYGDGEDAVQAVDGVSFEVNRGEVVGVLGPNGAGKTTTIKSVLGLVVPSSGTVEIAGVDAHENPRGVYKHVGAMLEGARNTYWKLTVRENLEFFAALGGNDPEAARARHDKLLDRFNLAEKADEAVNELSRGQKQKVSLAATLARGTDVVFLDEPTLGLDVEASVELRRELRRLADEESITVVLSSHDMDVVEQVCDRVVILSDGEVIADDAVEDLVGVFETQAYQLEVEGAVSERARDRLERAFIVENWEALADRTRFEVTLADDHTLYGVLDVLRDADCTLLDVDGLEPDLEDVFLDVTGRAPGGDGE; encoded by the coding sequence ATGAGTCAGGCGACACAGCGAGAACGACCGCCCGACGAGTCGGCCCCCGAGAGCGAGACGGTGCTCGCAGTGGACGACCTCCGGAAGACGTACGGCGACGGCGAGGACGCGGTACAGGCCGTCGACGGCGTCTCCTTCGAGGTGAACCGCGGCGAAGTCGTCGGCGTGCTCGGTCCGAACGGCGCCGGGAAGACGACCACCATCAAGTCCGTCCTCGGTCTCGTCGTTCCCTCCTCGGGCACCGTCGAGATAGCCGGCGTGGACGCCCACGAGAACCCCCGCGGCGTTTACAAGCACGTCGGCGCGATGCTGGAGGGCGCGCGGAACACCTACTGGAAACTCACCGTCCGCGAGAACCTCGAGTTCTTCGCCGCGCTCGGCGGCAACGACCCGGAGGCCGCCCGCGCCCGGCACGACAAACTCCTCGACCGATTCAACCTCGCCGAGAAGGCGGACGAAGCGGTCAACGAACTCTCCCGCGGCCAGAAACAGAAGGTGTCGCTGGCGGCGACGCTCGCGCGCGGCACGGACGTCGTGTTCCTCGACGAACCGACGCTCGGGCTCGACGTGGAGGCGTCCGTGGAACTCCGGCGAGAACTCCGACGGCTCGCCGACGAGGAGTCCATCACGGTCGTCCTCTCCAGTCACGACATGGACGTGGTCGAGCAGGTCTGTGACCGGGTGGTCATCCTCTCTGACGGCGAAGTCATCGCCGACGACGCCGTCGAGGACCTCGTCGGCGTCTTCGAGACGCAGGCCTACCAACTGGAAGTCGAGGGCGCGGTCTCCGAGCGGGCGCGCGACCGACTCGAACGCGCGTTCATCGTGGAGAACTGGGAGGCCCTCGCCGACCGCACGCGCTTCGAGGTGACACTCGCCGACGACCACACGCTCTACGGGGTCCTCGACGTCCTCCGAGACGCCGACTGCACGCTGCTCGATGTGGACGGCCTCGAACCCGATTTGGAGGACGTGTTCCTCGACGTGACCGGCCGCGCCCCCGGAGGTGACGGGGAATGA
- a CDS encoding winged helix-turn-helix domain-containing protein, whose translation MTDADAAADAFDVLSDPSRVAILCELADRVHAIEGNPVEFSELRRATGFDDAGRFNYHLGKLRDRFVVKREDGYVPTAVGLKAIGSVEAGTYTNDLEARSGTIDYDCPSCGDPLTATYEDQTVTVECESEANATTVQTAVPPAAAADATIEDIVAFVVGDIQRDVEALVDGVCPMCSGRVVTGPIERGEAAHLNVELDCENCWMSTRLPVGVAALRHPAVVALFYDHGVDVRDRFLTDFEFVGAREDAKIVVEDPVEVELTVSVGGDAVTLRIDDDLDVREV comes from the coding sequence ATGACCGACGCCGACGCCGCCGCAGACGCCTTCGACGTGCTCTCGGACCCCTCGCGGGTCGCCATCCTCTGCGAACTCGCCGACCGCGTCCACGCGATTGAGGGCAACCCCGTCGAGTTCTCGGAACTCCGGCGCGCGACCGGGTTCGACGACGCCGGCCGCTTCAACTACCACCTCGGGAAACTCCGCGACCGGTTCGTCGTCAAACGCGAGGACGGCTACGTGCCGACGGCGGTCGGACTGAAAGCAATCGGCTCCGTGGAAGCCGGGACGTACACGAACGACCTCGAAGCGCGCTCGGGAACCATCGACTACGACTGCCCGTCGTGTGGCGACCCGCTCACGGCGACCTACGAGGACCAAACCGTCACCGTCGAGTGCGAGAGCGAAGCGAACGCGACGACGGTGCAGACCGCGGTTCCGCCCGCCGCGGCGGCCGACGCCACCATCGAGGACATCGTGGCGTTCGTCGTCGGCGACATCCAGCGCGACGTGGAAGCGCTCGTCGACGGCGTCTGCCCGATGTGCTCCGGGCGCGTAGTCACGGGCCCGATAGAGCGCGGGGAGGCCGCCCACCTGAACGTCGAGTTGGACTGCGAGAACTGCTGGATGTCGACCCGACTCCCGGTCGGCGTCGCGGCGCTCCGACACCCCGCCGTCGTCGCCCTGTTCTACGACCACGGCGTCGACGTCCGCGACCGCTTTCTCACCGACTTCGAGTTCGTCGGCGCGCGCGAGGACGCCAAAATCGTCGTCGAAGACCCGGTAGAAGTCGAACTGACCGTCTCGGTCGGCGGCGACGCGGTGACGCTCCGCATCGACGACGACCTCGACGTACGAGAAGTCTGA
- a CDS encoding CBS pair associated ParBc domain-containing protein: MDEALEHNGDKPVVGDYMTRDVATVSPDDTVRDVAQRIAESEHNGFPVCDGRRVEGFVSARDLLLSDPGELVFKVMSDDLVVAHPEMDVNDAARVILRSGIQKLPVVDDAGNLVGIISNSDVIRSQIERATPEKVGKLKRTLETIHGVEASEERRTVDLADLVPTQGKVYADELEGRSYELEHGLAEPLVVIDNGGNGDGENGDLLLADGHHRVMAAERSGVEEMDAYVIVLGKRVDLGMARTANKEGLESIEDINVVDYARHPLVETVERLQ, from the coding sequence ATGGACGAGGCGCTGGAACACAACGGGGACAAGCCGGTCGTGGGGGACTACATGACTCGGGACGTGGCGACGGTGTCGCCGGACGACACCGTGCGGGACGTGGCACAACGTATCGCGGAGAGCGAACACAACGGCTTCCCGGTGTGTGACGGCCGCCGCGTCGAGGGGTTCGTGTCGGCCCGCGACCTCCTGCTCTCCGACCCCGGGGAACTCGTGTTCAAGGTGATGAGCGACGACCTCGTGGTCGCACACCCCGAGATGGACGTCAACGACGCGGCCCGCGTCATCCTGCGGTCGGGCATCCAGAAACTCCCGGTGGTCGACGACGCGGGGAACCTCGTCGGCATCATCTCGAACTCCGACGTCATCCGCTCGCAGATAGAGCGCGCGACCCCGGAGAAGGTCGGGAAACTCAAGCGCACGCTGGAGACGATTCACGGCGTCGAGGCGAGCGAGGAGCGCCGCACGGTCGACCTCGCAGACCTGGTGCCGACCCAGGGAAAGGTGTACGCGGACGAACTGGAGGGGCGGAGTTACGAACTCGAACACGGCCTCGCGGAGCCGCTGGTCGTCATCGACAACGGCGGGAACGGCGACGGCGAGAACGGCGACCTGCTGCTCGCCGACGGCCACCATCGCGTGATGGCGGCCGAGCGCTCGGGCGTCGAGGAGATGGACGCGTACGTCATCGTGCTCGGGAAGCGCGTGGACCTCGGGATGGCGCGCACCGCGAACAAGGAGGGGTTGGAGTCCATCGAGGACATCAACGTCGTGGACTACGCGCGCCACCCGCTCGTGGAGACCGTCGAACGCCTCCAGTAG
- a CDS encoding DHH family phosphoesterase, with translation MVSRLVLGCGTTGHALVETLSEWRGELFVLDGDESRVESLRNEKVAAEVRDVTDPDAIRHVEQDVDVVVVATDAADTNRLAAEAAREVYPDAELVAYLGFDATDVDRRELDALADRVVDPGEAILDRVEELTASGASERLQALRETLNGIDGTLGVFMHDNPDPDAIAAAVGLQRIAEDAGVPTEACYFGDISHQENRAFVNLLELQVRNVSPEDDLDFDAVALVDHSAPGVNDQLDPETEISIVVDHHPPKGDVDADFVDIREDVGASSTILVEYVRGYGLDLGTAVATGLLYGIRVDTKDFAREITTDDFEAGAWLLPRADIDILERIESPSMSADTFDTIARAIRNRELDGSILASCVGAIADRDTLAQAADRLLAMRGVTVTFVYGYADGTIYVSARSRGKEVDLGEVLRSAFGDIGSAGGHADMAGAQLPLGLFDDVGEEAEATLTEMVEDVVATRFFDAIRGE, from the coding sequence ATGGTTTCTCGGCTCGTGTTGGGCTGTGGGACGACGGGCCACGCTCTCGTCGAGACGCTCTCGGAGTGGCGTGGCGAGCTGTTCGTCCTCGACGGCGACGAGAGCCGAGTGGAGTCGCTGCGAAACGAGAAGGTCGCCGCCGAAGTCAGGGACGTCACGGACCCGGACGCGATTCGGCACGTCGAACAGGACGTCGACGTGGTGGTGGTGGCGACCGACGCCGCGGACACGAATCGGCTCGCGGCCGAGGCCGCCCGCGAGGTGTACCCGGACGCCGAGTTGGTGGCGTACCTGGGGTTCGACGCGACCGACGTCGACCGGCGGGAACTCGACGCGCTCGCGGACCGCGTGGTGGACCCCGGCGAGGCGATTCTCGACCGCGTCGAGGAGTTGACGGCCTCTGGGGCGTCCGAGCGATTGCAGGCGCTCCGCGAGACGCTGAACGGCATCGACGGGACACTCGGCGTGTTCATGCACGACAACCCCGACCCGGACGCCATCGCTGCGGCCGTGGGCCTCCAGCGCATCGCGGAGGATGCGGGCGTCCCGACGGAGGCGTGTTACTTCGGGGATATCTCCCACCAGGAGAACCGCGCGTTCGTGAACCTCCTCGAACTGCAGGTGCGCAACGTCAGCCCGGAGGACGACCTGGACTTCGACGCGGTGGCGCTCGTCGACCACTCGGCGCCCGGCGTGAACGACCAACTCGACCCGGAGACCGAGATATCCATCGTCGTCGACCACCACCCGCCGAAGGGCGACGTGGACGCGGACTTCGTGGACATCCGCGAGGACGTCGGCGCGTCCAGTACGATTCTCGTGGAGTACGTGCGCGGCTACGGCCTCGACCTCGGGACGGCGGTGGCGACCGGGTTGCTGTACGGGATTCGCGTGGACACGAAGGACTTCGCGCGCGAAATCACGACCGACGACTTCGAGGCGGGGGCGTGGCTGCTGCCGCGGGCCGACATCGACATCCTAGAGCGCATCGAGAGCCCGTCGATGAGCGCGGACACGTTCGACACCATCGCGCGCGCCATCCGCAACCGGGAACTCGACGGGTCGATTCTGGCGTCCTGCGTCGGCGCCATCGCGGACCGGGACACGCTCGCGCAGGCCGCCGACCGCCTGCTCGCGATGCGCGGCGTGACGGTGACGTTCGTGTACGGGTACGCCGACGGCACTATCTACGTCTCCGCGCGCTCCCGCGGGAAGGAAGTGGACCTCGGTGAGGTGTTGCGGTCGGCGTTCGGTGACATCGGCTCCGCGGGCGGGCACGCCGACATGGCGGGCGCCCAACTCCCTCTCGGCCTGTTCGACGACGTGGGCGAAGAGGCGGAGGCGACGCTGACGGAGATGGTCGAGGACGTGGTCGCGACGCGTTTCTTCGACGCGATTCGCGGGGAGTGA
- a CDS encoding NADH-quinone oxidoreductase subunit N, which produces MTELSPLTPQLILGLTALLVLGVDAIAPKSKKNALLASITTIGSALTAGVAAWFLAKAATVDYEYRFVQFDGALVVDELSLFFAFVVGSVTTLVAVASYDYVAEEDNVPGYYSLVLLAATGMSLMASANSLVTVFVSLELASLPSYALVAFLKKNRGSVEGGLKYFLVGALSSAVMAYGISLVYAATGTMLLQGVAETVAGTEFAGVLGLGIVMLVGGFAFKTASVPFHFWAPEAYEGAPAPISAFISSASKAAGFAVAFRVLTTAFPLEVVANTVVDWSLLFAVLAVVTMTLGNFAAATQDNVKRMLAYSSVGHAGYVLIGLAALQSGAGAENSFVLGASMMHLLVYGFMNTGAFLFVALAEYWGVGRTFEDYNGLAKRAPVASVAMTVFMFSLAGLPVGGGFLSKYLLFAGAVQSGFAWLAAVAAINSALSLFYYSRVVKALWIEEPDGDLDLRGTPTGLYAAVVAAAVATVVLLVAFDPVAQTAIHAAGALFGA; this is translated from the coding sequence GTGACCGAACTCTCGCCGCTGACGCCCCAGTTGATTCTGGGCCTGACCGCGCTCCTCGTGTTGGGCGTGGACGCAATCGCACCGAAGAGCAAGAAGAACGCGCTGCTGGCGTCCATCACGACCATCGGCAGCGCGCTGACGGCCGGCGTCGCCGCGTGGTTCCTCGCGAAGGCGGCGACGGTGGACTACGAGTACCGGTTCGTCCAGTTCGACGGCGCGCTCGTCGTCGACGAACTGAGCCTGTTCTTCGCGTTCGTCGTCGGTAGCGTCACGACCCTCGTCGCGGTCGCGAGCTACGACTACGTCGCGGAGGAGGACAACGTGCCGGGCTACTACTCGCTCGTGTTGCTCGCCGCGACCGGCATGTCGCTGATGGCGTCGGCCAACAGCCTCGTGACGGTGTTCGTGAGCCTCGAACTCGCGAGCCTCCCGTCGTACGCGCTGGTCGCGTTCCTGAAGAAGAACCGGGGCAGCGTCGAGGGCGGCTTGAAGTACTTCCTCGTCGGTGCGCTGTCCTCCGCGGTGATGGCGTACGGTATCAGCCTCGTGTACGCCGCCACCGGGACGATGCTCCTGCAGGGCGTCGCCGAGACGGTCGCGGGCACGGAGTTCGCCGGCGTGCTCGGCCTCGGTATCGTGATGCTCGTCGGCGGGTTCGCGTTCAAGACTGCTTCCGTGCCGTTCCACTTCTGGGCGCCGGAGGCCTACGAGGGCGCGCCCGCGCCGATTTCGGCGTTCATCTCGTCGGCGTCGAAGGCCGCCGGGTTCGCGGTGGCGTTCCGCGTGCTCACGACCGCGTTCCCGCTGGAGGTCGTGGCGAACACGGTCGTCGACTGGTCGCTGCTGTTCGCGGTGCTCGCCGTCGTCACGATGACGCTCGGTAACTTCGCCGCGGCGACTCAGGACAACGTCAAGCGGATGCTCGCGTACTCCAGTGTGGGGCACGCGGGCTACGTGCTCATCGGCCTCGCCGCGCTCCAGAGCGGCGCGGGCGCGGAGAACTCCTTCGTGCTCGGCGCGTCGATGATGCACCTGCTCGTCTACGGCTTCATGAACACGGGCGCGTTCCTGTTCGTCGCGCTCGCCGAGTACTGGGGCGTCGGACGGACGTTCGAGGACTACAACGGCCTCGCGAAGCGCGCCCCCGTGGCGTCTGTCGCGATGACCGTGTTCATGTTCAGCCTCGCCGGCCTGCCGGTCGGCGGCGGCTTCCTCTCGAAGTACCTGCTGTTCGCTGGTGCCGTGCAGTCCGGGTTCGCGTGGCTCGCGGCCGTCGCGGCCATCAACAGCGCGTTGTCGCTGTTCTACTACTCCCGGGTCGTGAAGGCGCTCTGGATCGAGGAGCCTGACGGCGACCTCGACCTGCGTGGCACGCCGACCGGCCTGTACGCGGCGGTCGTCGCCGCTGCCGTGGCGACGGTCGTGTTGCTGGTCGCGTTCGACCCCGTCGCGCAGACCGCGATTCACGCCGCTGGCGCGCTGTTCGGCGCCTGA
- a CDS encoding complex I subunit 4 family protein, whose product MMIEALIAVTLISAVAVMLAPDEIAGKLAFGLSLLPVAGSLWMFAQFDAVGNALFESGSLAFETTAKWITVGPYTLNWHVGVDGISMPLVVLSTVLTSLAIMSAWTPIKERQSQFYGLMLFMEASLLGVFTSLDFFVWFVFWEFVLVPMYFLIGVWGGPRRKYAAIKFFVYTNVASLVMFIGFMALVFALPVQTMDLPAIAEALRAGEFQTTYGLGAETLKVVAFFAMFLGFAVKVPTVPLHTWLPDAHVEAPTPASVMLAGVLLKMGTYALLRFNFTMLPGVASDYAVFIAALAVVSVIYGAMLALAQQDLKRIVAYSSVSSMGYVILGLVAYNTYGLGGATFQMVAHGLISGLMFMCVGVIYNTAHTRMVGDLSGIADRMPVTAAVFVAAAFGYMGLPLMAGFAGELFIFLGGFQATFAYAQLFTALAMFGIVIVAGYLLFAMQRVLFGPFRADTDYDIVPASAHDTVPIVVLVLLVILLGTVPDLFYGMIQDAVNPMVESMPSAIAAPFGGEFL is encoded by the coding sequence ATGATGATCGAAGCACTCATCGCGGTGACGCTTATCTCGGCCGTCGCAGTGATGCTCGCGCCCGACGAGATCGCGGGCAAACTCGCGTTCGGCCTCAGTCTGCTCCCCGTCGCGGGGAGCCTCTGGATGTTCGCGCAGTTCGACGCGGTCGGCAACGCGCTCTTCGAGAGCGGGAGCCTCGCGTTCGAGACGACGGCGAAGTGGATCACGGTCGGTCCGTACACGCTGAACTGGCACGTCGGCGTGGACGGCATCAGCATGCCGCTGGTCGTGCTCTCGACGGTGCTCACGTCGCTCGCCATCATGAGCGCGTGGACGCCCATCAAGGAGCGCCAGAGCCAGTTCTACGGCCTGATGCTGTTCATGGAGGCGAGCCTGCTGGGCGTGTTCACGTCCCTGGACTTCTTCGTGTGGTTCGTCTTCTGGGAGTTCGTCCTCGTGCCGATGTACTTCCTCATCGGCGTGTGGGGCGGCCCGCGCCGGAAGTACGCCGCGATCAAGTTCTTCGTCTACACGAACGTCGCCTCGCTGGTGATGTTCATCGGGTTCATGGCGCTCGTGTTCGCCCTGCCCGTGCAGACGATGGACCTGCCGGCCATCGCGGAAGCGCTCCGCGCCGGTGAGTTCCAGACGACGTACGGCCTCGGCGCCGAGACCCTGAAGGTCGTCGCGTTCTTCGCGATGTTCCTCGGGTTCGCGGTGAAGGTGCCGACGGTGCCCCTGCACACGTGGCTGCCGGACGCCCACGTTGAGGCGCCGACGCCGGCGTCCGTGATGCTGGCGGGCGTCCTCCTGAAGATGGGGACGTACGCCCTGCTCCGGTTCAACTTCACGATGCTGCCGGGCGTCGCGAGCGACTACGCGGTGTTCATCGCCGCGCTCGCCGTGGTGTCCGTCATCTACGGCGCAATGCTCGCGCTCGCCCAGCAGGACCTCAAGCGCATCGTCGCGTACTCCTCCGTGTCCTCGATGGGGTACGTGATTCTCGGGCTCGTCGCGTACAACACGTACGGGCTCGGCGGCGCGACGTTCCAGATGGTCGCCCACGGCCTCATCTCGGGGCTGATGTTCATGTGCGTCGGCGTCATCTACAACACGGCGCACACGCGCATGGTCGGCGACCTCTCCGGTATCGCGGACCGGATGCCCGTCACCGCGGCGGTGTTCGTCGCCGCCGCGTTCGGCTACATGGGCCTCCCGCTGATGGCCGGGTTCGCCGGGGAACTGTTCATCTTCCTCGGCGGGTTCCAGGCGACGTTCGCGTACGCCCAACTGTTCACGGCGCTGGCGATGTTCGGCATCGTCATCGTCGCGGGCTACCTGCTGTTCGCGATGCAGCGCGTGCTGTTCGGGCCGTTCCGCGCGGACACGGACTACGACATCGTGCCCGCGTCGGCCCACGACACCGTGCCCATCGTCGTGCTCGTCCTGCTGGTCATCCTGCTCGGCACCGTGCCGGACCTGTTCTACGGGATGATTCAGGACGCCGTCAACCCGATGGTGGAGTCGATGCCGTCTGCAATCGCCGCGCCGTTCGGAGGTGAGTTCCTGTGA
- the nuoL gene encoding NADH-quinone oxidoreductase subunit L, whose translation MVGAFDFAPAIPLLPFASFLIALLVGYFAPRLLPKGGAIPGVVATAGSLLLSAWMFFTVSQGDYYTESLYTWVVGDGTFSLHFGLLVDPLSAMMLVVVSLVAFLVHVFSLGYMNDEDESGLPRYYAGLGLFTFSMLSFVVADNLLMAFMFFELVGLCSYLLIGFWFREQGPPSAAKKAFLVTRFGDYFFLIGVVGIFATFGTSRFVAGGGVESFPHMAEQALLAVSGEGTMPTEVASFLDVVGFDAQTWFAILGLLVLGGVIGKSAQFPLHTWLPDAMEGPTPVSALIHAATMVAAGVYLVARMYGFYSLLPTVLALIALVGGFTALFAASMGVVKDEIKQVLAYSTISQYGYIMLGLGAGGYIAASFHLLTHAIFKALLFLGAGSVIIAMHHNEDMWDMGGLKERMPVTYYTFLSGSLALAGIVPFAGFWSKDEILYETLIYGAGESPILLAAYAMGLLAVFFTGFYTFRMVFLTFHGEPRSDTAENPHGVRWNVKFPLVVLGVLAATVGLVNMTPVAKVTGAHIEFLKEWLTIGEMSEFSALGYDHYHHLLHDFSGYTAADIGPLVPAAVSLALALSGAGLAWMLYNKPAPEEHTEKLGSVKTVLYNNYYQDEYQVWLAEGLTLPVARAADTFDQGVIDGVVNGVSSVSLFSGSRLKRIQDGVVTHYAAMLTLGLIALLVAFGLLGGWF comes from the coding sequence ATGGTAGGTGCATTCGACTTCGCGCCCGCGATTCCGTTGCTGCCGTTCGCGTCGTTCCTCATCGCCCTGCTCGTGGGGTACTTCGCCCCGCGGCTGCTGCCGAAGGGCGGCGCGATTCCCGGCGTCGTAGCGACCGCTGGCTCACTCCTGCTGTCGGCGTGGATGTTCTTCACGGTGAGTCAGGGAGACTACTACACCGAGTCCCTCTACACGTGGGTCGTCGGTGACGGCACGTTCAGCCTCCACTTCGGCCTCCTCGTCGACCCGCTGTCGGCGATGATGCTCGTCGTGGTGTCGCTGGTCGCGTTCCTCGTCCACGTGTTCAGCCTCGGCTACATGAACGACGAGGACGAGTCGGGCCTCCCCCGGTACTACGCCGGCCTCGGCCTGTTCACGTTCTCGATGCTGTCGTTCGTCGTCGCGGACAACCTCCTGATGGCGTTCATGTTCTTCGAACTGGTGGGGCTGTGTTCCTACCTGCTCATCGGGTTCTGGTTCCGCGAACAGGGGCCGCCCTCCGCCGCGAAGAAGGCGTTCCTCGTCACCCGCTTCGGTGACTACTTCTTCCTCATCGGCGTGGTCGGCATCTTCGCGACGTTCGGCACGTCGCGGTTCGTCGCCGGCGGCGGCGTCGAGAGCTTCCCGCACATGGCCGAGCAGGCGCTGCTCGCCGTGAGCGGTGAGGGCACGATGCCGACCGAGGTCGCGTCGTTCCTCGACGTCGTCGGGTTCGACGCCCAGACGTGGTTCGCGATTCTCGGCCTGCTCGTGCTCGGCGGCGTCATCGGGAAGTCCGCGCAGTTCCCGCTACACACGTGGCTCCCCGACGCGATGGAGGGTCCGACGCCCGTCTCCGCGCTGATTCACGCGGCGACGATGGTCGCGGCAGGCGTCTACCTCGTCGCGCGCATGTACGGGTTCTACTCCCTGCTCCCGACCGTCCTCGCGCTCATCGCGCTGGTCGGCGGGTTCACCGCGCTGTTCGCGGCGTCCATGGGCGTCGTGAAAGACGAGATCAAGCAGGTGCTCGCGTACTCCACCATCAGCCAGTACGGCTACATCATGCTCGGACTGGGTGCGGGTGGCTACATCGCGGCGTCGTTCCACCTGCTCACGCACGCAATCTTCAAGGCGCTCCTGTTCCTCGGCGCCGGTTCGGTCATCATCGCGATGCACCACAACGAGGACATGTGGGACATGGGCGGCCTCAAGGAGCGGATGCCGGTGACGTACTACACGTTCCTCTCCGGGTCGCTCGCGCTCGCCGGCATCGTGCCGTTCGCGGGCTTCTGGTCGAAAGACGAGATTCTCTACGAGACGCTCATCTACGGCGCCGGCGAGAGCCCGATTCTGCTCGCCGCGTACGCGATGGGTCTGCTCGCCGTGTTCTTCACGGGCTTCTACACGTTCCGGATGGTGTTCCTCACCTTCCACGGCGAACCCCGCAGCGACACCGCCGAGAACCCCCACGGCGTGCGCTGGAACGTGAAGTTCCCGCTGGTCGTGCTCGGCGTGCTCGCCGCGACGGTCGGCCTCGTGAACATGACGCCCGTCGCGAAGGTCACGGGCGCGCACATCGAGTTCCTCAAGGAGTGGCTCACCATCGGCGAGATGAGTGAGTTCTCCGCGCTCGGTTACGACCACTACCACCACCTGCTCCACGACTTCTCCGGCTACACGGCGGCGGACATCGGTCCGCTCGTCCCGGCCGCGGTGTCGCTGGCGCTCGCGCTGTCGGGCGCCGGCCTCGCGTGGATGCTGTACAACAAGCCCGCGCCCGAGGAGCACACGGAGAAACTCGGTTCGGTGAAGACGGTACTGTACAACAACTACTACCAGGACGAGTACCAGGTGTGGCTCGCCGAGGGCCTCACGCTCCCCGTCGCGCGCGCCGCCGACACCTTCGACCAGGGTGTCATCGACGGCGTCGTCAACGGCGTCAGTAGCGTGAGCCTGTTCAGCGGCAGCCGCCTCAAGCGCATTCAGGACGGCGTGGTGACTCACTACGCCGCCATGCTGACGCTGGGACTGATCGCGTTGCTGGTAGCCTTCGGCCTGCTCGGGGGGTGGTTCTGA
- the nuoK gene encoding NADH-quinone oxidoreductase subunit NuoK: MAVAVEYYLLLSAAVFCTGVFGVLTRENALMFLISVELMLNAANINFVAFSHFYGNLTGQVFSLFVMGLAAAEVAVGLGIILVLYRNFDDIDVRNATTMRW; this comes from the coding sequence ATGGCGGTCGCCGTCGAGTACTACCTCCTGTTGTCCGCGGCCGTGTTCTGCACGGGCGTCTTCGGCGTGCTCACGCGCGAGAACGCACTGATGTTCCTCATCAGCGTCGAGTTGATGCTGAACGCCGCGAACATCAACTTCGTCGCGTTCTCGCACTTCTACGGCAACCTCACCGGGCAGGTGTTCAGCCTGTTCGTGATGGGGTTGGCCGCCGCCGAAGTCGCCGTCGGCCTCGGCATCATCCTCGTGTTGTACCGGAACTTCGACGACATCGACGTGCGGAACGCAACGACGATGAGGTGGTAA
- a CDS encoding proton-conducting membrane transporter, which yields MTTRPELRNPSTFVPGILAVALFGVFAAVFLGAGFGDPVGFGDANITASIGYALIGLLDAAGDSVVASEGFLASFIIVALLLDAALEGAVLLAKRDDQGGDGE from the coding sequence ATGACGACGCGTCCGGAACTTCGAAACCCGTCGACGTTCGTTCCCGGCATCCTCGCCGTGGCGTTGTTCGGCGTGTTCGCGGCCGTGTTCCTCGGTGCCGGATTCGGGGACCCGGTCGGTTTCGGTGACGCGAACATCACGGCGTCCATCGGCTACGCGCTCATCGGCCTGCTGGACGCCGCCGGCGACAGCGTTGTCGCCAGCGAGGGGTTCCTCGCCTCGTTCATCATCGTCGCGTTGCTGCTGGACGCCGCACTCGAGGGTGCGGTGTTGCTCGCGAAGCGGGACGACCAGGGAGGTGACGGCGAATAA
- a CDS encoding NADH-quinone oxidoreductase subunit J, translating into MVYETLAFGLFALLTVACSLGAILVRDVWHSALLLGGSLLSFAVHYVMLQAEFVAAVQILVYVGGVLILITFAVMLTRQDRRTEEVTNA; encoded by the coding sequence ATGGTATACGAAACACTCGCGTTCGGGCTGTTCGCGCTACTGACCGTGGCGTGTAGCCTCGGCGCTATACTGGTGCGGGACGTGTGGCACTCCGCGCTTTTGCTCGGCGGCTCGCTGTTGAGCTTCGCCGTGCACTACGTGATGCTACAGGCGGAGTTCGTCGCCGCGGTGCAGATTCTCGTCTACGTCGGCGGCGTCCTCATCCTCATCACGTTCGCGGTGATGCTCACACGTCAAGACAGACGTACAGAGGAGGTGACTAACGCATGA
- a CDS encoding NuoI/complex I 23 kDa subunit family protein, which yields MIGLLKSMATTMKHALSGETFTVEYPEEAPEVSPRFRGVHKFSQERCIWCRQCENVCPNDTIQIVTDKQRNGEQYNLHVGQCIYCRLCEEVCPVDAILLTQNFEFTGDTKHDLVFNKEQLKNVPWYNDIDPLASREPDRGAWIGEGEGEVDYQ from the coding sequence ATGATAGGCCTCCTGAAGTCGATGGCAACGACGATGAAACACGCGCTCAGCGGGGAGACGTTCACCGTCGAGTACCCCGAAGAAGCGCCGGAAGTCAGTCCGCGCTTCCGCGGCGTCCACAAGTTCAGCCAGGAGCGTTGCATCTGGTGTCGACAGTGCGAGAACGTCTGTCCGAACGACACCATCCAGATCGTGACGGACAAGCAGCGCAACGGCGAGCAGTACAACCTCCACGTCGGCCAGTGCATCTACTGCCGGCTCTGCGAGGAGGTCTGCCCCGTGGACGCCATCCTGCTCACCCAGAACTTCGAGTTCACTGGGGACACGAAACACGACCTCGTGTTCAACAAAGAGCAGTTGAAGAACGTACCGTGGTACAACGACATCGACCCGCTCGCGTCTCGCGAACCCGACCGCGGTGCGTGGATCGGCGAGGGCGAAGGCGAGGTTGACTACCAGTAA